The Aggregatilinea lenta genome includes a region encoding these proteins:
- a CDS encoding sigma-70 family RNA polymerase sigma factor, whose product MTGSDISADRNYALADDAQLVEWAKDDSLAFGELYERYVKKIYNYVYYRTGNHYDAEDLTSRVFFRALGHIGSYTDRGVPFSAWLYRIAHNLIANWHRDRGRQRVLPLDDYLASDGHGDGPEAATESLEEREQLLLSIRDLPAERQELLILKFVERMSNAEIGKIMDRTEGAIKSLYHRTLLSLRSTLEDDDNTAEGKSGRRLFGL is encoded by the coding sequence ATGACTGGTTCAGACATTTCAGCGGACCGTAATTACGCGCTTGCAGACGATGCGCAACTGGTCGAATGGGCGAAAGACGATTCGCTGGCATTTGGTGAGTTATACGAGCGGTACGTTAAAAAGATCTATAACTACGTTTACTACCGCACGGGGAACCATTACGATGCCGAGGATCTCACCTCGCGGGTGTTTTTCCGCGCCCTGGGGCACATCGGCAGCTACACGGACCGTGGGGTTCCGTTTTCCGCGTGGTTATACCGGATCGCGCACAACCTGATCGCCAACTGGCACCGCGATCGGGGGCGTCAGCGCGTGCTGCCACTGGACGACTACCTTGCCAGCGACGGGCACGGCGATGGGCCGGAAGCGGCCACCGAGTCGCTGGAGGAGCGCGAGCAACTGCTGCTCTCCATCCGCGACTTGCCAGCCGAGCGCCAGGAACTGCTGATCCTGAAGTTTGTCGAGCGCATGTCGAATGCGGAAATCGGCAAGATTATGGACCGGACCGAAGGGGCAATCAAGTCCCTGTATCACCGGACGCTGCTATCGTTGAGGAGCACGCTTGAAGACGACGACAACACTGCGGAAGGGAAATCCGGCAGGCGGCTGTTTGGTCTGTGA
- a CDS encoding APC family permease has protein sequence MASDKNNESHFSLSRVLFGKPLATTALPHQTVSRPIGLAVFASDALSSTAYATEEILIILALAGLGASTLGLSIPIAIAIAILLIVVTISYRQTIYAYPNGGGAYIVARDNLGELPAQIAGAALLTDYILTVAVSVSSGVAQITSGIPDLLPYRVEMALVVIAFITIVNLRGVRESGRIFAVPTYFFIGIMFITLIVGFIRQLTGNLSDVTGVEPVHTGTQALTLFLVLRAFSSGSAALTGIEAISNGITAFKEPRSRNAAITLMWMSGILVTLFLSITLLSRAIHAIPSETETVISQLGRTVYGDGSILYAATLVGTALILLMAANTSYADFPRLAALAAGDGFLPRQLTFRGGRLVFSWGIMMLALFASLLVIVGDARTNALIPLYAIGVFLSFTISQTGMVIHMRRVGRIPPGEKVQGRETILEYDSRWKTKSFISGFGAVCTFIVMMVFAITKFTSGAWFVIVLIPSLVFIFFRIHSHYKRVARALSLQGKPVEIKRRLVQTIILVDDVHAETVRMVNFAKSVGDPWHAVHIGVNPDKIEVVKAKWQERIGEGEMVIIPSPYRLLAEPLREYIEQLQAEQPDSFIHIILGHLAMPNFWEQALHQNTALIFNLALAGMENIAVTAVPYQIQDPDPKDIIDIA, from the coding sequence ATGGCATCGGATAAAAACAACGAAAGTCACTTCTCGCTAAGTCGCGTGCTGTTTGGGAAACCCCTGGCGACGACGGCACTTCCACACCAGACCGTCAGCAGACCCATCGGGCTGGCGGTTTTCGCTTCTGACGCACTGTCCTCGACGGCTTATGCGACTGAAGAAATCCTGATTATCCTGGCGCTGGCCGGATTAGGCGCGTCAACCCTCGGCCTTTCGATTCCGATCGCAATCGCAATCGCGATCCTGCTCATCGTCGTGACCATTTCGTACCGCCAGACGATTTACGCCTACCCCAACGGCGGCGGCGCGTACATTGTCGCCCGCGACAATCTCGGCGAACTTCCCGCGCAGATCGCGGGCGCGGCGCTGCTCACCGACTACATCCTGACCGTCGCGGTAAGTGTGTCCTCCGGTGTGGCGCAGATCACGTCGGGTATCCCCGACCTGCTGCCCTATCGCGTTGAAATGGCTCTCGTCGTCATCGCCTTTATCACCATCGTCAACCTGCGCGGCGTGCGCGAAAGCGGGCGCATTTTTGCCGTACCGACCTACTTCTTCATCGGCATCATGTTCATAACGCTCATCGTCGGATTCATCCGCCAGCTTACCGGCAATCTTTCGGACGTGACCGGCGTCGAACCGGTGCATACGGGCACGCAGGCGCTGACCCTGTTCCTGGTGCTGCGAGCGTTCTCTAGCGGCTCCGCCGCCCTGACCGGTATCGAGGCCATCTCCAACGGCATCACCGCCTTCAAGGAGCCGCGCAGCCGCAACGCCGCCATCACGCTGATGTGGATGAGCGGCATCCTGGTCACGTTGTTTCTGAGCATCACCCTGCTTTCGCGCGCGATTCACGCCATCCCCAGCGAGACGGAAACCGTCATCTCACAGCTAGGCCGGACGGTCTATGGCGACGGCAGCATCTTATATGCTGCGACCCTGGTCGGAACGGCGCTGATCTTGCTCATGGCCGCCAATACCAGCTACGCGGACTTCCCGCGACTCGCGGCGCTGGCCGCCGGGGACGGCTTCCTGCCGCGCCAGTTGACCTTCCGTGGCGGTCGCCTCGTCTTCTCATGGGGCATCATGATGCTGGCGCTGTTCGCGTCGCTGCTGGTCATCGTCGGCGACGCGCGCACCAACGCCCTGATCCCGCTCTACGCGATCGGCGTGTTCCTGAGTTTCACCATCTCGCAAACCGGCATGGTGATTCACATGCGCCGCGTCGGGCGCATCCCGCCGGGCGAAAAAGTCCAGGGCCGCGAGACGATCCTGGAATACGATTCGCGCTGGAAGACCAAGAGCTTTATCAGCGGCTTTGGCGCGGTGTGCACCTTCATCGTGATGATGGTCTTCGCTATCACCAAGTTCACCTCCGGCGCGTGGTTCGTAATCGTGCTGATCCCGTCCCTGGTGTTCATCTTCTTCCGCATTCACAGCCACTACAAGCGCGTCGCCCGTGCGCTGAGTCTGCAGGGCAAGCCGGTGGAGATCAAGCGGCGTCTGGTCCAGACGATCATCCTGGTGGACGACGTGCACGCCGAAACGGTGCGGATGGTGAACTTCGCCAAGTCGGTCGGGGACCCGTGGCACGCGGTGCACATCGGCGTGAACCCGGATAAGATCGAGGTTGTCAAGGCCAAGTGGCAGGAACGCATCGGCGAGGGTGAGATGGTGATCATCCCCTCCCCCTATCGCCTCCTGGCCGAGCCACTGCGCGAGTACATCGAGCAACTCCAGGCCGAACAGCCGGACAGCTTCATTCATATCATCCTGGGACATCTGGCGATGCCCAACTTCTGGGAGCAGGCCCTGCACCAGAACACGGCCCTGATCTTCAATCTGGCCCTGGCCGGAATGGAAAATATCGCCGTGACCGCCGTGCCGTACCAGATCCAGGACCCGGATCCCAAAGACATCATAGACATCGCCTAG
- a CDS encoding Gfo/Idh/MocA family protein, which translates to MDTQQPVRMALVGAGIFTRDAHVPAIKALGDQIEVVAVYSRTQKSADAAAALFEHDIEPYTDLGALLARDDVEAVDITLPIPLIPDAVRQALAADKHVVSEKPMAPSVADGRALLGFYADHRDKVWMVAENWRYHDVTHKAAALIKEGRIGNPVMVTWHEAVAIGADNKYFNTAWRKTGDFQGGFILDGGVHRAAALRALLGEVASVSGFSRQIRPELPPVDTLSAALRFESGALGVYTITYGGDAPWTPVLDIVGDRGAMRISRYETIDLESEGQTEEIHPISGSDIQAELAAFVHSVRTGEPHLNTPEEGLLDVALMEAMLRAGESGEIVNPARLEE; encoded by the coding sequence GTGGATACTCAGCAGCCGGTTCGGATGGCCCTGGTGGGCGCCGGAATTTTCACCCGCGACGCGCATGTGCCCGCGATCAAAGCGCTGGGCGATCAGATCGAGGTCGTGGCCGTGTACAGCCGCACGCAGAAATCGGCGGACGCGGCGGCGGCTTTGTTCGAGCACGACATCGAGCCGTACACCGACCTGGGCGCGCTGCTGGCACGGGACGACGTCGAGGCGGTGGACATCACACTGCCGATCCCGCTGATCCCCGACGCGGTGCGGCAGGCGCTGGCGGCGGACAAGCACGTCGTCAGCGAAAAGCCGATGGCTCCCAGCGTGGCGGACGGGCGCGCGCTGCTCGGTTTCTATGCGGATCACCGCGACAAGGTGTGGATGGTGGCGGAGAACTGGCGCTATCACGACGTCACTCACAAGGCGGCGGCGCTGATCAAAGAGGGCCGCATCGGGAACCCGGTCATGGTCACATGGCACGAGGCTGTGGCGATTGGCGCCGACAACAAGTACTTCAACACCGCGTGGCGTAAGACGGGCGATTTCCAGGGCGGCTTCATCCTGGATGGCGGCGTGCATCGTGCGGCGGCGCTGCGGGCGCTGCTGGGTGAAGTCGCCAGCGTAAGCGGATTTTCGCGCCAGATACGGCCTGAGTTGCCGCCTGTGGACACGCTGAGTGCCGCGCTGCGCTTCGAAAGCGGCGCATTGGGCGTATATACCATCACCTATGGCGGGGACGCGCCGTGGACGCCCGTGCTGGATATCGTGGGCGACCGTGGCGCGATGCGCATCAGCCGCTACGAAACCATCGACCTTGAAAGCGAGGGGCAGACCGAAGAAATTCACCCCATATCCGGGAGCGACATCCAGGCGGAGTTGGCCGCGTTTGTGCATTCGGTGCGTACGGGCGAGCCGCACCTGAACACGCCGGAAGAGGGCCTGCTCGACGTGGCGCTGATGGAAGCGATGTTGCGCGCCGGGGAGAGCGGCGAGATCGTGAACCCAGCGCGGCTGGAGGAGTAA
- the ablA gene encoding lysine 2,3-aminomutase, producing MPDDKWNDWRWQLSHRLNSLDELAQIIHLTPEEVDGLTAEDKFRVDITPYFASLIDPDDPHCPVRRQVIPLGRELQAFEGMMEDSLAEDKHSPVPGLVHRYPDRVLMLVTTQCASYCRYCTRSRIVGNPGANFSKAEFELQLDYLRRTPQVRDVLLSGGDPLTLAPKLLDYILSSLRAIEHIEIIRIGTRVPVFLPQRITDEFCEMLRQYHPLWMNIHVNHPREITPELSRALDKLSSAGIPLGNQSVLLAGINDSVNIQRELVHKLVRNRVRPYYLYQCDLVKGAGHFRTTVNKGIEIIEGLRGHTSGYAIPTYVVDAPGGGGKIPVMPQYLISQAPGKIVLRNYEGYITAYDEPMDYDPGLIDHLDRQAEQRHEPGQSGVIALLEGRASTIKPEGFDETHRRNGIQHRLNMNDDKWQRFHMSDALNLTPVIDDPADSSVLNPAGGNGHSNGNGHSGKNGNGRPKARTP from the coding sequence GTGCCCGACGATAAGTGGAACGATTGGCGCTGGCAGCTCAGTCACCGGCTGAACTCGTTGGACGAGCTGGCGCAGATCATCCACCTGACGCCGGAGGAAGTCGACGGCCTGACGGCGGAGGATAAATTCCGCGTTGACATCACGCCCTACTTCGCCAGTCTGATCGACCCCGACGATCCGCACTGTCCGGTGCGCCGCCAGGTGATCCCGCTGGGCCGCGAGTTGCAGGCGTTCGAAGGCATGATGGAAGACAGCCTAGCCGAAGACAAGCACAGTCCTGTGCCCGGCCTCGTCCATCGCTACCCCGACCGCGTGCTGATGCTGGTCACGACGCAGTGCGCCAGCTACTGCCGCTACTGCACCCGCAGCCGCATCGTCGGCAACCCCGGCGCGAACTTCAGCAAGGCGGAGTTCGAGCTGCAGCTAGACTATCTCCGTCGCACGCCCCAGGTGCGCGACGTCCTGCTCAGCGGCGGCGATCCGCTGACCCTGGCCCCCAAGCTGCTGGACTACATCCTGTCCAGTCTGCGGGCCATCGAGCATATCGAGATCATTCGCATCGGCACCCGCGTGCCGGTCTTCCTGCCGCAGCGCATCACCGACGAGTTCTGCGAGATGCTGCGTCAGTATCATCCCCTGTGGATGAACATTCACGTCAACCACCCCAGGGAAATCACGCCCGAACTCAGCCGCGCGCTGGACAAGTTGTCCTCTGCGGGCATCCCGCTCGGCAACCAGAGCGTGCTGCTGGCCGGGATCAACGATAGCGTGAACATCCAGCGCGAACTGGTGCACAAGCTCGTCAGGAACCGCGTGCGGCCCTACTACCTCTACCAGTGCGATCTGGTCAAGGGCGCGGGGCACTTCCGCACCACCGTCAACAAGGGCATCGAGATCATCGAAGGGCTGCGCGGCCACACCAGCGGCTACGCGATCCCGACCTATGTCGTCGATGCGCCCGGTGGCGGCGGCAAGATCCCGGTCATGCCGCAGTACCTGATCAGTCAGGCTCCCGGCAAGATCGTGCTGCGCAACTACGAGGGCTACATCACGGCCTACGACGAGCCGATGGACTACGATCCCGGCCTGATCGACCACCTGGACCGGCAGGCCGAGCAGCGCCACGAGCCGGGCCAGTCGGGCGTCATTGCCCTGCTGGAAGGCCGCGCCTCGACCATCAAGCCGGAAGGCTTCGACGAGACCCACCGCCGCAACGGCATCCAGCACCGGCTGAATATGAACGACGACAAGTGGCAGCGCTTCCATATGAGCGATGCGCTCAACCTCACCCCCGTGATCGACGATCCCGCCGACAGCAGCGTTCTAAACCCTGCGGGCGGGAACGGTCATTCCAACGGCAACGGGCACAGCGGCAAGAACGGCAATGGCCGCCCTAAAGCACGCACCCCGTGA
- a CDS encoding D-alanine--D-alanine ligase family protein: MRIAVLANLKKNAPTWDGMAADQWDDLDSPKTTNALVAALRSAGHEAEFVEASILPPWSMIDRLQAFRPDLCFNIAESHFGDGREAQVPAVLEMLRLPYTGSKVLTLALALDKPMTKRVLMYHGLPTPEFQVFESPDEPIDIDLVDARGELRFPMFVKPSREGTSMGVSAESIVRTVAELRVQVARQLRLYNQPILCEHFIEGRELTIGMVGNLSPTAARRINERAGGCSTEGITFLAPLEVDLGAYDESEAGLYTNYMKTDLADDFHYFCPAQLDPAMQQQLFELAAAVFCVTDCKDVARVDFRLDRYNDNKPYILEINPLPGLNPGYSDLCIQAHASGWTYEQLINTIADLAAERQQIGIHAPSAS; the protein is encoded by the coding sequence ATGCGCATCGCTGTACTGGCGAATCTGAAGAAAAATGCCCCTACCTGGGACGGTATGGCTGCCGACCAGTGGGACGATCTCGACAGCCCCAAGACCACCAACGCCCTCGTCGCCGCGCTGCGCAGCGCCGGGCACGAGGCGGAGTTCGTCGAGGCGAGCATCCTGCCGCCCTGGAGCATGATCGACCGCCTCCAGGCGTTCCGGCCCGACCTGTGCTTTAACATCGCGGAGAGCCATTTCGGCGATGGTCGCGAGGCGCAGGTCCCGGCGGTTCTCGAAATGCTGCGTCTGCCCTACACCGGCAGCAAGGTGCTCACCCTGGCGCTGGCGCTTGACAAACCCATGACCAAGCGCGTGCTGATGTACCACGGTCTGCCCACGCCGGAGTTCCAGGTCTTTGAAAGCCCGGACGAGCCGATCGACATCGATCTGGTGGACGCGCGCGGCGAGCTGCGCTTCCCGATGTTCGTCAAGCCCAGCCGCGAAGGAACCAGCATGGGCGTCAGCGCCGAGAGCATCGTGCGCACCGTGGCCGAGCTACGCGTCCAGGTCGCCAGGCAGCTCCGGCTCTACAACCAGCCGATCCTCTGCGAGCACTTCATCGAGGGCCGCGAGCTGACCATCGGCATGGTCGGCAACCTCAGCCCCACCGCCGCGCGCCGCATCAACGAGCGCGCCGGGGGATGCAGTACGGAGGGCATCACCTTCCTCGCCCCGCTGGAAGTCGATCTCGGCGCCTACGACGAGTCCGAGGCGGGCCTCTACACCAACTACATGAAGACCGACCTCGCCGACGACTTCCATTACTTCTGCCCCGCCCAACTCGACCCGGCCATGCAACAGCAGCTCTTTGAGCTGGCGGCGGCGGTCTTCTGCGTCACCGACTGCAAGGACGTCGCCCGCGTAGACTTCCGGCTCGACCGGTACAACGACAACAAGCCGTACATCCTGGAGATCAACCCGCTGCCCGGCCTCAATCCCGGCTACAGTGACCTGTGCATCCAGGCCCATGCCAGCGGCTGGACCTACGAGCAGCTCATCAACACGATCGCCGATCTGGCCGCCGAGCGCCAGCAAATTGGCATACATGCACCAAGCGCGTCCTAG
- a CDS encoding ISAs1 family transposase, which produces MSEENPISLVISFQDLPDPRVAGRCDHKLIDILVITVCAVLAGAARWVDVERFGQARHEWLKTFLKLPHGIPSHDTFGRFFAVLDAEAFQTAFMRWVEGVFRVRRGHVIAIDGKTVRRSHNRTIGKDATHMVNAWTTRSGIALEQGKTDAKSNEITAIPPLLRHLNVAGCIVTVDAMGAQTRFAQAIRDEKADYGLRVKDNQGHLHQHIQDWFAHADHVQFADLQHSSAETVNKGHGRIEIRRCWAIFPDLQ; this is translated from the coding sequence ATGTCAGAAGAAAACCCTATCAGCTTAGTCATCAGTTTTCAAGACCTGCCCGATCCGCGAGTGGCAGGACGATGCGATCACAAGCTGATCGATATACTCGTAATCACGGTGTGCGCGGTGCTAGCAGGGGCAGCGCGTTGGGTCGATGTCGAACGCTTTGGTCAAGCCAGGCACGAGTGGCTGAAGACATTTCTCAAGCTGCCACACGGGATACCGTCCCACGATACATTTGGACGATTTTTCGCGGTGCTGGATGCCGAGGCATTCCAGACAGCGTTCATGCGCTGGGTCGAAGGGGTCTTTCGGGTGCGTCGAGGTCACGTCATTGCTATCGACGGCAAGACGGTGCGGCGCAGCCATAACCGGACCATCGGCAAAGATGCCACTCATATGGTCAATGCGTGGACCACGCGCAGCGGAATTGCCTTGGAGCAGGGGAAGACTGACGCAAAATCGAATGAAATCACGGCGATTCCGCCGCTGCTGCGCCACTTGAATGTGGCGGGATGTATTGTCACGGTCGATGCGATGGGCGCTCAAACCAGGTTCGCCCAGGCGATCCGCGATGAAAAGGCCGACTACGGGCTGCGGGTCAAAGACAATCAGGGTCACTTGCACCAGCACATTCAGGACTGGTTCGCCCATGCGGACCACGTGCAGTTTGCTGACCTGCAGCACAGCTCTGCCGAAACCGTCAACAAAGGACACGGACGCATCGAAATTCGGCGGTGCTGGGCCATCTTCCCCGATCTCCAGTAG
- a CDS encoding sensor histidine kinase — MRDTERDPLEAARALASELRQKAGTDLIPDLDKLEALLADAAKPDAAVPEVAPDADMIPRQQLDDLVAENAKFVSVMVHEIRVPMTSIRGYNDMLLKNVVGELNEMQQQFVEVIRSNVIRMEHLVTDVSDASKLRSGRIRPEPKMDMYKNIALEVEKATTTLAEEHGHTLTFDTPQGLPILNVDGPRLVQALTKLVINALQYTPDGGQITVRAENTGGQLKVSVQDSGIGMDDEEQTHIGELFWRGESEHVRSFKGHGLGLPIAIGLVKLMGGEFSYETAPEQGSTFSILLPPMS, encoded by the coding sequence ATGCGTGACACCGAACGAGATCCCCTGGAAGCGGCGCGGGCGCTGGCGTCCGAGCTGCGGCAGAAGGCCGGGACGGACTTGATTCCCGATCTGGACAAGCTGGAAGCGCTGCTGGCGGATGCCGCCAAACCGGACGCAGCCGTGCCGGAAGTGGCGCCGGACGCGGATATGATCCCGCGCCAACAACTCGATGATCTGGTGGCGGAGAACGCCAAGTTCGTCTCGGTGATGGTTCACGAGATCCGCGTGCCGATGACCAGCATTCGGGGCTACAACGACATGCTGCTGAAGAACGTCGTCGGTGAGTTGAACGAGATGCAGCAGCAGTTCGTCGAGGTGATCCGCTCCAACGTGATCCGCATGGAACACCTCGTCACGGACGTGAGCGACGCCAGCAAGCTGCGGTCGGGTCGCATCCGGCCTGAGCCGAAGATGGACATGTACAAAAACATCGCGCTCGAAGTCGAAAAGGCGACCACAACGCTGGCAGAAGAGCACGGCCACACGCTGACCTTCGACACGCCGCAGGGCCTGCCGATCCTCAATGTGGACGGGCCGCGACTGGTGCAGGCGCTGACTAAGCTGGTGATCAACGCACTGCAATACACACCGGACGGCGGCCAGATCACTGTGCGCGCCGAAAACACGGGCGGGCAGTTGAAGGTGAGCGTTCAGGACAGCGGCATCGGCATGGACGACGAGGAGCAGACGCACATCGGCGAGCTGTTCTGGCGCGGCGAGAGCGAGCACGTACGCTCGTTCAAGGGGCACGGACTGGGACTGCCGATTGCGATCGGGCTGGTCAAGCTGATGGGCGGCGAATTCAGCTACGAGACGGCCCCGGAGCAGGGCAGCACTTTCAGCATCCTGTTGCCGCCGATGAGTTAA
- a CDS encoding beta-ketoacyl-ACP synthase III, translating into MHERYVKITGWGKYVPERVLTNHDLAQMVETSDEWIVTRTGIRERHIRSDGDTTSSMSVAAAQDALAVAGITAKDLDLIIVCTSSPDYLLPSVASQVQHLLGAECGAFSLVAGCSGWVYGFTTASQFIRSGQYNRVLVVGVEIISFAMDFTDRTTCVLFGDAAAATVVEVSDQPGGLLASELGSDGSGAMALYVPDGGSTSPVTQRTVDEGRQYLRMDGQEVFKFAVRTLASSLKRTVYEAGLTPDDIDLFIPHQANARIIEAAARQMRVPLDKFYMNLDRYGNTSAASVPLALVEAIEEGRIREGDTVAMCAFGAGLTWATAVVQMGTVEESAADSLFLPARARYLARRTSDIVLDSAQSALLPLYTFLYERRKKH; encoded by the coding sequence ATGCACGAGCGCTACGTCAAAATCACCGGGTGGGGTAAGTACGTCCCCGAACGTGTACTCACCAACCACGATCTGGCCCAGATGGTAGAGACGAGCGACGAGTGGATCGTCACCCGCACCGGCATCCGCGAGCGCCACATCCGCAGCGACGGTGACACGACCTCCAGCATGTCCGTGGCCGCCGCGCAAGACGCGCTGGCCGTCGCCGGGATCACCGCCAAAGACCTGGACCTGATCATCGTCTGTACCTCCTCGCCCGACTATTTGCTGCCGTCCGTCGCCAGCCAGGTCCAGCACCTGCTCGGCGCGGAGTGCGGCGCTTTTTCGCTGGTGGCTGGCTGTTCGGGCTGGGTTTACGGGTTCACCACCGCCAGCCAGTTCATCCGCAGCGGGCAGTATAACCGCGTGTTGGTGGTCGGCGTGGAGATCATCTCGTTTGCGATGGACTTCACCGACCGTACGACCTGCGTGCTGTTCGGCGACGCGGCGGCGGCGACGGTGGTCGAGGTCAGCGACCAGCCGGGCGGCCTGCTGGCGAGTGAGCTGGGATCGGATGGCTCCGGTGCGATGGCGCTTTACGTGCCGGACGGCGGCAGCACCTCCCCGGTGACGCAGCGCACCGTGGACGAAGGGCGGCAGTACCTGCGCATGGACGGCCAGGAAGTGTTCAAGTTCGCCGTGCGCACGCTGGCAAGCTCGCTCAAGCGCACCGTCTACGAGGCCGGGCTGACGCCGGACGACATCGACCTGTTTATTCCGCACCAGGCTAACGCGCGCATCATCGAGGCGGCAGCGCGGCAGATGCGGGTTCCGCTCGACAAGTTTTACATGAACCTCGATCGCTACGGGAACACCTCGGCGGCGTCGGTGCCGCTGGCGCTGGTTGAGGCAATCGAGGAAGGTCGCATCCGCGAAGGCGACACGGTCGCCATGTGCGCGTTCGGCGCGGGCCTGACCTGGGCGACCGCCGTCGTGCAGATGGGCACAGTCGAAGAAAGCGCGGCGGACAGCCTGTTTTTACCGGCGCGGGCGCGTTATCTGGCGCGGCGCACGTCCGACATCGTGCTCGATTCGGCCCAGTCGGCGCTGCTGCCGCTGTACACCTTCCTGTACGAGCGGCGCAAGAAGCACTAG
- a CDS encoding PIG-L deacetylase family protein yields MKHLFLSPHPDDAALSCGGWIVHLTQAGEPVEIFTLMAADMPPDTPQGAFVVEHVERWNLGPDPSPGRRVEDARSAEVLGASLRCGDLVDAIYRVGADGRLLYPDLPALFGEIAPDDAVRSRIEAVARDLEPDVILYAPLGAGHHVDHQAVRDIALLWRNLHPGAPILFYEEYPYTVRDHTAIEAARGLLGLDTAAEICPMRADALETKIRSIACHASQIPTFWAGVDAMADDVRQYAGAVGDGAPAERFWRPLAQTSGDY; encoded by the coding sequence ATGAAACATCTCTTTCTCTCTCCCCATCCCGACGACGCCGCGTTGAGCTGCGGCGGGTGGATCGTTCATCTGACTCAAGCCGGAGAGCCGGTCGAAATCTTCACCCTGATGGCCGCCGACATGCCGCCGGACACGCCGCAGGGCGCGTTCGTGGTGGAGCACGTCGAGCGCTGGAACCTGGGGCCCGATCCCAGCCCAGGGCGGCGCGTGGAGGATGCGCGCTCGGCGGAAGTGCTGGGCGCGTCGCTGCGCTGCGGCGATCTGGTGGATGCGATTTACCGCGTCGGCGCAGACGGTCGCCTGCTGTACCCCGATCTGCCCGCGCTATTTGGCGAGATCGCGCCGGACGACGCTGTGCGCTCCAGGATCGAGGCCGTCGCGCGCGACCTGGAGCCAGACGTGATCCTGTATGCGCCGCTGGGGGCCGGGCACCACGTCGATCATCAGGCGGTGCGCGACATCGCGCTGCTGTGGCGCAATCTGCATCCCGGCGCGCCGATCCTGTTTTACGAAGAATACCCGTACACTGTGCGCGACCATACCGCGATCGAAGCGGCGCGCGGGCTGCTGGGGCTGGACACCGCCGCCGAGATCTGCCCCATGCGCGCGGACGCGCTTGAAACGAAGATCCGCTCGATAGCCTGCCACGCTTCGCAGATCCCGACGTTTTGGGCGGGCGTGGACGCGATGGCGGACGACGTGCGGCAGTACGCGGGGGCAGTGGGCGACGGCGCGCCTGCCGAACGATTTTGGCGTCCGTTGGCGCAGACCTCCGGCGATTATTGA